In Brettanomyces bruxellensis chromosome 7, complete sequence, the sequence GGAAAACCCATCGAGTACGTCAACACGTCCATTTCGAACTTGAAGCAGGCAGCAATCGCCATGTTGCAGGACAATCATCCTGTCTTCTTCGGTTCAGACGttggaaaatttgaagatacATCGATCGGTCTTTTGGACACCAAGTCTTGGGACTACAAGCTTGGTTTTGGAACAGACATGAACTTGTCCAAGAAGCAGAGGTTGCTCACCGGCTCCTCCCAGATGACCCATGCCATGGTCTTGACAGGTGTCCATCTTGTTGATGGAAAGCCAATCCGGTGGAGAGTTGAGAATTCCTGGGGTGAATACGGCCCACATAAGGGCTATTTTGTGATGAGTGACCGCTGGTTCAACGAGTACGTTTTCCAGATTGTCACAAGTGCCAAATACGCCGACAAGAAACTCGTCGATTTCTGGAAGAGCAAGGACTACAAAGTTCTTCCATACTACGACCCAATGGGTGCACTCGCTTGATGTGCTTGCACTGCCTGCCGTTGGTTCTTCTCGTATCAtttccccccccccccccaTGTggtctcttttttttcttctttttcctgttACTGCTTCCATTCATCTctattaaataaaatactACCTTACTATATCTTCCCCACCACTTTGCTcagcatcttcttcctcatgTGGTGCTTCAACCGCCTGGCATCAAACGCCCCTGTAGACTCCACGCTGTCCCAAACGCTCAGCTCGATCTCCTTTGGAAGCTTCCTGCCATAAAGACACTGATCCACCATCCACATTCCTACGAGAAACTCAGTCTCGGTGAGCGTCCCGTCGTCGAATGTCGACGCGTCGCTTGTATCGCTCTCCGTTATTCCGGGTTCGAACCTTGCTGTGAGCACTTTACTCCGGTGAGCCATAATCATGTTCCAAATCTGCGCCAACATCTCGTCACTGAGCCTTGATCTCCGCCAAATCTCGCGGACCACAATACCTACAATGCGGTCTTTCGGGAGGTACTTCGAGAAATCCGGAATACACCGATCCTCTCCTGTCTGCCTCGTTTCTCTTAGCTTTTCGTATTCTTTTAAATATGCGTTCTTATTTGCTTTCCATACCATGTCATACGactccttctcctcctcagTCACGTAGCTCGATGCCTTGTGATGCTTCCAGGGCTTACGCTCATCAAATTCCTTTAGATGGCTTTTTCTGTGCCTcttgctttgttttttgcTGTCTCGTAATGTTGTACGGAATACAAGTGGACTCTCTTTACTGCCGTCAGACGGTTGTTGGCCGCTATCAATGGAAATCACACTCGACTCTCTTCTTTCCGGTGAACTTCTTCCGCTGTCATAACTTAAATTTTCTTGCGAGTCGCCTTTCTGGAAACCAAGCATCCTGGAAAGCCCCTGTGTGTGGTAATAATGATGGTGGTGATGGTGTCGCTTGTAGACCGGATCCTCTAGGATCATGCCGGAGACTATAGTATAGTTGGGGACATCCATCTTCGAACCCACGTCCGATTCCTCGTCGCTGTCCTCATCCGAGCCAGTCAAAAGTTGCTGCGATGAAATGTTGTGCTTGCCATACTCGTAAGGAGACGGTGATAGCAGCTTCTCCGTTCCCCTTAGTGTCAGTAACGGTTTTCTCTGGGCCTCGATCAAGTTGTCGGCCCTCCCTATATCGTTAATCGTCTCTGTAGAGTCAACTGGAGGTGGCTTTCTTCTGGATCTCAAATTTGTACTTGAACCCCTCCGGCCACTTTCCGGCTCTATTATGCTTGACCCGGACCTACTTTGACTATCGTGCGCCAATTCATCCGATGATATAGCAAGCATCTCCATCTGGCTGCCCAATTCTTCGTCATCAACAGGGATTTCATCATTAAAATCAGAACTGTCTGTTGAGTCTGCTTCCACGGCACTTTCGCACTTTATTGTAGGTCTGCAAAGGTTTTCCTTATCCGGCGGAAGATCCCAAAGGGTCTGTAGCATTTCTGACGAACCCACAGACTCATTCTGATACTCATGTTGCTTGCTTGCAGTAATATAGGCTCTTCGGACAGTCTGCCCGTATCTATACGAGCTGTTTTCTCCTCTACGATCATGTTGAACACTTTGCCGAGTCTCCTCAGATTTTGCAGCGCATACTCTTGCCGCCAATGATGCCGCGGTCAATGCATCAGATGAACTTGTCTTGTTTAGCTCATTCCAAGTCTGTCTCTTGCCAGATCGAAATCCACTGAAATGTAAGTTTGGCGTCGAGATGTTTCTAGAATGACCCATTCTTGGCCTCGTCAATCCCGAATACGGCACTCCATTGTCAAAAGATCTATCGGCTGAGGTCCCCATATGTTTTTTGGAACGGTTTCTATGTTTTGGTCAGTGTTCTTTTGCTTGGCACATTCAGATAACCCTGGGATGAGAAATAATGTCTTGTGTAGACTTGCCAAGCACTACTGAACCGGTTAAGACTGAAACAAATACACCTGCTTATGCAATTCAAGATTTATAATGTATTATGGTGGCACAAAAGTACGAGCTTGCATCAAGGTATGGGCATGTGTGAAAGGACGTGCCCGCATCAGGTTTGTTACTGATCTGTAATATTATGGAATGAggagaaaggagaagaaatcTGTAAGGTTCCCAGCATTCCGCGTCTATCGACCCGGTCTCtcaaggagaaagaaaaaatataataaaaagcCAGGCGctcaataaaaataaaaaataaaaaaagtgagaaaTCAAAACGGTGAAAATTCTTCAGCCAACATCTTGATGCGGTACATAACTACACACATTCTTACAAAATTTACTCggccttcttcttttccccAGTGATTTTCTGTGTCGCAGTCGATATAGAATTCACCAACAATAGTTTTCTAACAGAAACCGTGTTCGCAGCAGTCATGCCCGCCGAGACTTTGGAAAGTGTTACAGACCCAAGCAAGCTGCCCTACTGGGAGCAGCATTATTTTGGATCATATGATCACTTCAGTATTCACGAAGAGATGCTCAAGGACAGAGTCAGAACTCTGTCGTACAAAAATGCGATTATGCGCAATAGACATCTTTTCAAGGGCAAGACTGTCTTGGATGTGGGATGTGGAACAGGTATTCTTTCCATGTTTGCTGCACAGGCTGGTGCTAAGCACGTTTATGCTGTTGATATGTCCAGTATTATCGAGATGGCCAAGAAAATTGTTGACTTGAATGGGTTTTCTGGCAAGATCACTCTCTTGAGAGGAAAATTAGAGGACATGGAGCTCCCTTGTGGAAAAGTTGACATTATCATCAGTGAGTGGATGGGTTACTTCCTACTTTACGAATCCATGCTGGACACCGTTTTATACGCCAGAGACCACTTTCTCAAGGAAGGAGGCTTGATCTTCCCTGATAAGGCCTCTATTCACGTTGCTTTGGTTGAGGATGGTGAGTACAAGGATGATAAAATACATTTCTGGGAGTGCAAGGATCGTCTTTATGGCTTTGACTACTCGCCCTTCGTTGAAATTGCAATGGAAGATCCCCTGGTGGACACAGTCAACAATAGATCGGTTGTCTCGACACACCACAAGCTTATAGAGTTTGACTTGAACCATGTCAAGAAGTCGCAACTTTCTTTCAAGCGGAACTTCCAGGTTAGAGCAAATAGAAGAGATATGGCTCACGGATTATTAGCATGGTTTGACATTGTCTTTCCTTCTGACTCCCCAAAGAACGTTGTTAGATTTTCCACGGGTCCGCATGCCTCCTACACGCATTGGAAGCAGACTTTGTTCTACTTCGATGATGTTCTGGAGCTTGACAAGGGTGATATTATCAGTGGCTCTCTTTCGTGCAAACCAAATAAGCATAACAATAGGGATCTTGACATTGAAATCAACTATGATTTCAAGGCAAATGGAGACCAGAAAAGGTCTGCCAAAAATGGTCGTATATACCGTCTTCGTTAAATCTTTCCAGTtactttctctttcttataAATTCCGTGTTATTATTAAATTCTGTTAGAATTCACCTTCTTTACTACTATACCAttgaatttgttttttAGGTTTTCTTATAGATTCTACAAATAGAGCGCTTTGCTTTTAGGGAGttactttttaatttgttgTATTACGACGCTTTGTTTTGTCGTACTCCCCAAATTTCGTTTTATTGGGGCTTTCTTGTTTTACTCAACtgtttttgaaatttccGTTTTAAAAATGGTATGCATATGTACTTGGACTATTGTTATTTAGTATTAATcctgttaaagttagtgttgccagatttatatagtatttcgatttttattgtagtatggaataaagagtatgtgtaatgatatacaaaagggaatatcttcactttatatagatgtagtTCTCCTATTAATCAGGTGgtataacaataccatctttctttacttgaactccattATTGGAGAgcttcattgttttgacaaattCTTATAGCCAAGTATGTTTGTTCGGTTATTTTGGTCTATCTGGTTTTTAATGGTCAAACCATTAATGGTGCAGTTTCCGTTCCCGCATGATTCTTTGATAATTCTTAATGTTTCACACAACTCATcacatttttattcatttaaaCAGGTGCAAATTAGGTGTTAGTACTTTAATAAAAGCATAGTTTGCTCATTCAAAGTTTGAAGATTTGGCTGTAGTGCGGATAAATCTCGAAATACTCAGAAACTTGTTTAACAATATACaataatttatatttaaatgAATACCGAATAGCACACCATAGGATAATATAAGctaattaataaaaaattactAAAATAATCGGAGATACACAAGCCAATTAATGTGATAACTACTACTTTCTCTGGCGATGCCAAATTATAACATTAAAAGAATAATTGTCTgaatttcatatattttgatatgaTTTTTTGCAATAACTGACACTTAAATGCAAACTATGTAATTTTCTTACTTTAATTTGAACACAACAAGTAAATATTTAGGAATATCTAGGTATTACTTTGAGTAACATCGGCTTGAAAAAAGTTACCACAGTccttaaaatattttgtcTATTTGTTCACCAAAAGTTTCCCAATTCAGTGTCTAAGTCAGTAAAAAACATTTTctatgatgaaaaatttcggCTCAATAAATCAAATCTTCTAAACCTGGATTACTAAAGGAACTTCATAGCTAACTTcaacaaacaaaagaaCCGGAACTATGGAGGGGAATGTTGGAAGCgaagagaaagaacaagATTGCTCTGTGTGCCATgtaaataaatcaaaatacATGTGTCCTAGTTGTGGAACTAGAACGTGCTCATTGAACTGCTTTAAGAGGCACAAGTTACAGATGAACTGTACAGGGAAAAGCGATGTCAcattaaataaaacaagGTACGCTCCGAAGGGACAGATCACGAACCTCTCTGTTCAAAGGGAttacaattttttgatgaaaatggataGAAACTTAAAAGTCAGTGAAGAAGACCTTGCAGACAACATTATCGTAAAAACACATAAAAGAAACAACAGAAGGCAATTCGACTGGAGGAGAAACAAGAGAAGAGTCACGGAGCGCTATGATTTTACAGATGATAGGAATAGGACTGTTAGGAACGGAATCGTAATTAAAAGACAGCCGATTGGAATGTCCAGGCAGAGGCTTAATCGATCATACTTTGATCAGCAGATGAATAAGTTCTTTTGGACAATCGAGTGGATTTTGATTGATAATACAATGAAA encodes:
- the HMT1 gene encoding Nuclear SAM-dependent mono-and asymmetric methyltransferase, coding for MPAETLESVTDPSKLPYWEQHYFGSYDHFSIHEEMLKDRVRTLSYKNAIMRNRHLFKGKTVLDVGCGTGILSMFAAQAGAKHVYAVDMSSIIEMAKKIVDLNGFSGKITLLRGKLEDMELPCGKVDIIISEWMGYFLLYESMLDTVLYARDHFLKEGGLIFPDKASIHVALVEDGEYKDDKIHFWECKDRLYGFDYSPFVEIAMEDPLVDTVNNRSVVSTHHKLIEFDLNHVKKSQLSFKRNFQVRANRRDMAHGLLAWFDIVFPSDSPKNVVRFSTGPHASYTHWKQTLFYFDDVLELDKGDIISGSLSCKPNKHNNRDLDIEINYDFKANGDQKRSAKNGRIYRLR